A stretch of Arachis hypogaea cultivar Tifrunner chromosome 15, arahy.Tifrunner.gnm2.J5K5, whole genome shotgun sequence DNA encodes these proteins:
- the LOC114925356 gene encoding uncharacterized protein, giving the protein MALTAVYASPQETLRRDLWEKLFDLAQNMGRPWMLVGDFNDIAYEYEKKGGAWVDTNACRRFQNWVNKYNLVDLEYVGSKFTWKGAQREGMERVFKRLDRALANIDWRRDFGDARVEVLPRVNSDHHPILVRLKPERLDLGDKPFRFEIIWRTHHSFKDFLNSAWKWDFPLSMAIKDIIEKLQKWNKDVFGNLFRRKRRILNRIAGIQNAHSYGCNPFLDDLEKELSRELATILDQEKLLLLQNSRQQWIVDGDINTHFYHTKTTMRRRKNRIVKLRKGDGTWNEDAEEVKSAATEFFHNLYKKECPDHASLETDLTYPPTEEHHRLALSHPPTSIKIYKALNSIGSLKAPGEDGFPAYFFKDNWDLIKVSFTSCIRFLWNQPSDIKSINQTLISLIPKVQCPEFITKQVLYLDVSSMAMSSLLKRLTII; this is encoded by the coding sequence ATGGCGTTAACTGCAGTCTATGCTAGTCCACAAGAAACTCTAAGAAGAGACCTGTGGGAGAAGTTATTTGATTTGGCTCAAAACATGGGAAGACCTTGGATGTTGGTGGGCGATTTTAATGACATAGCTTATGAGTATGAAAAGAAAGGGGGAGCTTGGGTTGATACAAATGCTTGTCGAAGATTTCAGAATTGGGTGAATAAATATAATTTGGTGGACTTAGAATATGTGGGGTCCAAATTCACGTGGAAAGGTGCTCAGCGTGAGGGTATGGAGAGAGTCTTTAAAAGACTAGATAGAGCACTTGCGAATATAGATTGGAGGAGGGATTTTGGGGATGCTAGAGTTGAAGTCTTACCCAGGGTGAATTCTGACCATCACCCTATCTTGGTCAGACTAAAGCCGGAGAGATTGGATTTGGGAGATAAGCCTTTTAGATTTGAAATTATATGGAGAACTCACCATTCTTTCAAAGATTTCCTTAATTCAGCTTGGAAGTGGGACTTTCCTCTTTCCATGGCTATAAAGGACATCATCGAAAAACTCCAAAAATGGAACAAAGACGTGTTTGGAAACCTCttcagaagaaaaagaagaattctTAACAGAATTGCAGGAATACAAAATGCTCATTCCTATGGCTGCAACCCCTTTTTAGATGATCTGGAAAAGGAACTGTCAAGAGAGTTGGCGACTATTTTAGACCAAGAGAAGCTGTTATTGTTGCAAAATTCAAGACAACAATGGATAGTAGACGGCGATATAAACACTCATTTCTACCATACCAAGACAACCATGAGACGGAGGAAAAATAGAATAGTTAAGTTAAGAAAGGGAGATGGAACTTGGAACGAAGATGCTGAAGAAGTCAAATCTGCAGCTACGGAATTCTTCCATAATCTATATAAAAAAGAGTGCCCAGACCACGCCTCTTTAGAAACAGATCTAACCTACCCCCCTACGGAAGAACATCACAGATTAGCGCTTTCACATCCCCCTACCAGCATTAAAATCTATAAGGCACTTAACAGCATAGGTTCTTTGAAGGCACCGGGGGAAGATGGATTCCCagcttatttttttaaagataactgGGATCTTATCAAAGTCTCATTCACATCTTGCATCCGTTTTTTGTGGAACCAACCCAGTGATATAAAAAGTATCAATCAAACTCTCATCTCTCTCATACCTAAGGTCCAATGTCCTGAATTTATAACCAAGCAAGTTTTGTACCTGGACGTGTCATCCATGGCAATGTCATCATTGCTAAAGAGATTAACCATCATATGA